Proteins encoded within one genomic window of Amycolatopsis nigrescens CSC17Ta-90:
- a CDS encoding YegP family protein, with translation MAKKPRFQLVGAPGNTTRWRLLGGNNVSLGSGAVNYRDNRECVAAIHWLRENLDSTRAEYSHNSGGTWRWLLYADAGLVALASHPYGRKIEARHGLERFWAAAPSADVLDSREKVADWRAKYRIGGESPHKSFE, from the coding sequence ATGGCGAAGAAACCACGATTTCAACTGGTCGGCGCGCCCGGCAATACGACCAGATGGCGGTTGCTCGGCGGCAACAATGTGTCGCTGGGTTCCGGCGCGGTCAACTACCGGGACAATCGGGAATGCGTGGCCGCCATCCACTGGCTTCGCGAGAATCTCGACTCGACCAGGGCGGAGTACAGCCACAACAGCGGCGGCACCTGGCGCTGGCTGCTCTATGCCGACGCCGGGCTGGTCGCACTCGCCAGCCACCCCTACGGCCGGAAAATCGAGGCCAGGCACGGCCTGGAGCGCTTCTGGGCGGCGGCACCCTCGGCCGACGTACTGGACAGCAGGGAAAAAGTGGCGGACTGGCGGGCCAAGTACCGAATTGGCGGGGAATCGCCACACAAATCTTTCGAGTAG
- a CDS encoding substrate-binding domain-containing protein, with the protein MRARTTRLLGVAAMAAGASLVLTGTASAVEGPNGKQEVIAAAGSDTTQDVTAAIFANANSPVAQADWNLDPDNYVNVPPTPTSGFPVPGDEFCAAKTYGPGGTPAPNGSSAGKNALKASADAGDGCIDIARSSSGRSASDPASFQFYGFAKDGVSWATSTSGPGAGAALSLTQLRDIYTGAITNWNQVGGANATINRYLPQPGSGTRSFFTGTVLGFEPAAGSYTEVQENDATAVDASGITPFSIAQFIAQGNGVVTDKRNGFDVRALSGAGYDGAPYGTSAQTGKLEPTFADAFRGARTVYHILDTRSRSYEQAKNAVGFDLGGPSPLCNGELGTTLSENGFKPLAADGNGVTCTLS; encoded by the coding sequence ATGCGTGCTCGTACTACTCGGCTTCTCGGCGTCGCCGCGATGGCCGCCGGCGCGTCTTTGGTACTGACCGGTACCGCCTCCGCGGTAGAAGGCCCGAACGGCAAGCAGGAGGTGATCGCGGCGGCGGGCTCGGACACCACCCAGGACGTCACCGCGGCGATCTTCGCCAACGCCAACTCCCCGGTCGCCCAGGCCGACTGGAACCTCGACCCGGACAACTACGTCAACGTGCCCCCGACCCCGACCAGCGGTTTCCCGGTGCCGGGCGACGAATTCTGCGCGGCAAAGACCTACGGCCCCGGCGGCACCCCGGCGCCGAACGGCTCGTCGGCTGGCAAGAACGCGCTGAAGGCCTCCGCCGACGCCGGTGACGGCTGCATCGACATCGCCCGCTCCTCCTCCGGCCGGTCCGCGAGCGACCCGGCATCCTTCCAGTTCTACGGTTTCGCCAAGGACGGTGTGAGCTGGGCCACCTCGACTTCCGGCCCCGGCGCCGGCGCCGCGCTGAGCCTCACCCAGCTGCGGGACATCTACACCGGTGCCATCACCAACTGGAACCAGGTCGGCGGTGCGAACGCGACGATCAACCGCTACCTGCCGCAGCCCGGTTCCGGCACCCGCTCGTTCTTCACCGGCACCGTGCTCGGCTTCGAGCCCGCCGCCGGCAGCTACACCGAGGTACAGGAGAACGACGCCACCGCGGTCGACGCCAGCGGCATCACCCCGTTCTCCATCGCGCAGTTCATCGCGCAGGGCAACGGTGTGGTCACCGACAAGCGCAACGGCTTCGACGTCCGCGCGCTGAGCGGGGCCGGCTACGACGGCGCCCCGTACGGCACCAGTGCGCAGACCGGCAAGCTCGAGCCGACCTTCGCGGACGCCTTCCGCGGTGCCCGCACCGTGTACCACATCCTCGACACCCGGTCCCGCTCCTACGAGCAGGCCAAGAACGCGGTCGGTTTCGACCTCGGCGGCCCGAGCCCGCTGTGCAACGGCGAGCTGGGCACCACGCTGAGCGAGAACGGCTTCAAGCCGCTGGCCGCTGACGGCAACGGCGTCACCTGCACCCTGTCCTGA
- a CDS encoding sortase, translating to MRHAVEAPGYARFSPQWIVAVLAGWLVTTVVCFALVVYALGPMLQAGDQRAALDGVRADIDKALGQTQSLLGAAPPSRPAEFGSPVAVLEVPRLDLRQVVLEGVLPGQTAAGPGHVPGTSGIGQPGNAALAGRNSGYGGPFGRLGELRPGDEIVVATTQGRSAYRVTETVRRALDETADYGKTANDRLTMVTSASWWPLASSQATVVTAELVGKPFRPTPQNGRAEAQDGRSGDTGAWASLLLSLGGFVAAAAGATYLYRRWRPVSTYVITAPALLTLAALAATSLWHLLPAWS from the coding sequence ATGAGACACGCCGTTGAAGCACCGGGGTACGCCCGGTTCAGTCCACAGTGGATTGTGGCGGTGCTGGCCGGCTGGCTGGTGACCACCGTGGTCTGTTTCGCGCTGGTCGTCTACGCGCTGGGCCCGATGCTGCAGGCCGGTGACCAGCGAGCCGCGCTGGACGGCGTCCGGGCGGACATCGACAAGGCGCTGGGGCAGACCCAGAGCCTGCTCGGCGCCGCGCCGCCGAGCAGGCCGGCCGAGTTCGGCTCGCCGGTGGCGGTGCTCGAGGTGCCGCGGCTGGACCTGCGGCAGGTGGTGCTGGAGGGCGTGCTGCCCGGCCAGACCGCGGCCGGGCCGGGGCACGTGCCCGGCACCTCCGGCATCGGCCAGCCTGGCAACGCGGCGCTGGCCGGCCGTAACTCGGGCTACGGCGGGCCGTTCGGCAGGCTCGGTGAGCTGCGGCCGGGGGACGAGATCGTGGTCGCCACCACCCAGGGCCGGTCCGCCTACCGGGTCACCGAGACGGTGCGCCGCGCACTCGACGAGACCGCCGACTACGGCAAGACCGCCAACGACCGGCTCACCATGGTCACTTCGGCGTCCTGGTGGCCGCTGGCCTCGTCCCAGGCCACCGTGGTGACCGCCGAGCTGGTCGGCAAGCCGTTCCGGCCGACCCCGCAGAACGGCAGGGCCGAGGCGCAGGACGGCCGCTCCGGCGACACCGGCGCTTGGGCGTCGCTGCTGCTTTCGCTCGGCGGCTTCGTCGCCGCCGCGGCCGGTGCCACCTACCTCTACCGCCGCTGGCGTCCGGTCTCCACCTACGTGATCACCGCCCCGGCCCTGCTCACCCTCGCCGCACTTGCTGCCACCTCCCTCTGGCACCTCCTCCCCGCCTGGTCCTGA
- the pstC gene encoding phosphate ABC transporter permease subunit PstC produces the protein MTTAVTRPDPPPGSPVRRPVADLPSRADKAFRRLATGAGLTVLVLLVLVGFFLVLQAAPAFERSGFGFFSTVRFDPSGAEPVLGVLGLLAGTVTVALIAVAIAVPISVLAAMFITEYAGVRLRGFLTGLVDLLAAIPSLLYGLWGYSFLGPHIAGISAWLTDNFGWFPLLATDRGAELTGSMFIAGIVVSLMVLPITTSVIREVFTQTPPGEKEAALALGSTRWGMVRSVVLPFGRGGIIGGSMLGLGRALGETIAVSLLLPQVPVLTDKILQSGGATISGFIARNSGIADLGLNGLMAAGLVLFAFTLATNFSASVIISRSRSGAGVDA, from the coding sequence GTGACCACCGCCGTGACCCGGCCGGATCCGCCACCGGGCTCCCCCGTCCGACGGCCGGTCGCGGACCTGCCGTCCCGCGCCGACAAGGCTTTCCGCCGGCTGGCCACCGGCGCCGGGCTCACCGTGCTGGTGCTGCTGGTGCTGGTCGGGTTCTTCCTCGTGCTGCAGGCCGCGCCCGCGTTCGAGCGGTCCGGCTTCGGCTTCTTCAGCACGGTCCGGTTCGACCCCAGCGGCGCCGAGCCGGTGCTCGGCGTGCTCGGCCTGCTCGCCGGCACGGTCACCGTGGCGCTGATCGCGGTCGCCATCGCGGTGCCGATCAGCGTGCTGGCCGCGATGTTCATCACCGAGTACGCCGGGGTGCGGCTGCGCGGTTTCCTGACCGGGCTGGTCGACCTGCTGGCCGCGATCCCCAGCCTGCTCTACGGGCTGTGGGGGTACAGCTTCCTCGGTCCGCACATCGCCGGGATCTCCGCCTGGCTGACCGACAACTTCGGCTGGTTCCCGCTGCTGGCCACCGATCGCGGCGCCGAGCTGACCGGGTCGATGTTCATCGCTGGCATCGTGGTCTCGCTGATGGTGCTGCCGATCACCACCTCGGTCATCCGCGAGGTGTTCACGCAGACCCCGCCCGGTGAGAAGGAGGCCGCGCTGGCGCTGGGCAGCACCCGCTGGGGCATGGTGCGCAGCGTGGTGCTGCCGTTCGGCCGCGGCGGCATCATCGGCGGCTCGATGCTCGGGCTGGGCAGGGCGCTCGGCGAAACGATCGCGGTCTCCCTGCTGCTGCCGCAGGTTCCGGTGCTCACCGACAAGATCCTGCAGTCCGGCGGCGCGACCATCTCCGGCTTCATCGCGCGCAACTCCGGGATCGCGGACCTCGGCCTGAACGGGCTGATGGCGGCCGGGCTGGTGCTGTTCGCGTTCACCCTGGCCACCAACTTCTCTGCCTCGGTGATCATCTCGCGCAGCCGCTCCGGCGCGGGGGTGGACGCCTGA
- the pstA gene encoding phosphate ABC transporter permease PstA, whose product MVTTHPPETETERRRPLVRRRTAAATPEDRLAALGCAVSAALLSWFVLHVLLVSPGWPADLAVGYLLFLGMLYLVTRDRLGRLAAMDKLVSTVVFTGALGLLLPLLFLLAYVVAEGAPNLRLNFFTEDMSTAGPSDPATAGGGAHAIVGTLQQTGITLLFVVPLGLLTAIFLNETRSRFRKPVRIFVDAMSGLPSIIAGLFVYAALIIPNVQRGVAFLSYNGVMATLALTMIMLPTVTRTVDVVLRLVPDGLREASLALGASRARTVWSVVLPTARTGVTTAVILGVARVVGETAPLLFTSYGLTLMNANPFAGAQESLPLFVYRYVQQPVEAVQQRGYVGALVLILLIFTLFALARLVGRDRSKRRTGRVRPRRETR is encoded by the coding sequence ATGGTCACCACCCATCCGCCGGAGACGGAGACCGAGCGGCGCCGGCCCTTGGTCCGCCGCCGCACCGCCGCCGCCACCCCGGAGGACCGGCTGGCGGCGCTGGGCTGCGCGGTCTCGGCGGCGCTGCTGTCCTGGTTCGTGCTGCACGTGCTGCTGGTCTCCCCCGGCTGGCCGGCCGATCTCGCGGTCGGCTACCTGCTCTTCCTCGGCATGCTCTACCTGGTGACCCGCGACCGGCTCGGCAGGCTGGCCGCGATGGACAAGCTGGTGTCCACTGTGGTCTTCACCGGCGCACTGGGCCTGTTGCTGCCCTTGCTGTTCCTGCTCGCCTACGTGGTCGCCGAGGGCGCCCCGAACCTGCGGCTGAACTTCTTCACCGAGGACATGTCCACCGCCGGCCCGTCCGATCCGGCGACCGCGGGCGGCGGCGCGCACGCCATCGTGGGCACCCTGCAGCAGACCGGCATCACGCTGCTGTTCGTGGTGCCGCTCGGCCTGCTCACCGCGATCTTCCTGAACGAGACCCGCTCCCGGTTCCGCAAGCCGGTGCGGATCTTCGTGGACGCGATGAGCGGGCTGCCCTCGATCATCGCCGGGCTGTTCGTCTACGCCGCCCTGATCATCCCGAACGTGCAGCGCGGCGTCGCGTTCCTGAGCTACAACGGCGTGATGGCCACGCTGGCGCTGACCATGATCATGCTGCCGACGGTGACCAGGACGGTGGACGTGGTGCTGCGCCTGGTGCCCGACGGGCTGCGCGAAGCATCACTGGCGCTGGGCGCCAGCCGGGCGCGGACGGTGTGGTCGGTGGTGCTGCCCACCGCGCGCACCGGGGTGACCACCGCGGTCATCCTCGGCGTGGCGCGGGTGGTCGGCGAGACCGCGCCGCTGCTGTTCACCTCCTACGGCCTGACCCTGATGAACGCCAACCCGTTCGCTGGGGCGCAGGAAAGCCTGCCGCTGTTCGTCTACCGGTACGTCCAGCAGCCGGTGGAAGCGGTGCAGCAGCGCGGCTATGTCGGCGCGCTGGTGCTGATCCTGCTCATCTTCACGCTGTTCGCGCTGGCCAGGTTGGTCGGCAGGGACCGCTCGAAACGACGTACCGGCCGTGTCCGGCCAAGACGGGAGACCAGGTGA
- a CDS encoding phosphate ABC transporter ATP-binding protein, translating to MTLLGGPPVGAAALESRAVAAWFGDRLVLEDVSLHMPAREVTALIGPSGCGKSTFLRILNRMHELVPSASLAGEVLLDGKDIYAEGTRAQQVRLRVGMVFQKPNPFPAMSIKDNVLAGLKLAGLKCDDKDALVEQSLDRAGLWREVRDRLGSPGGALSGGQQQRLCIARSLAVRPNVLLMDEPCSALDPTSTRRIEQTIAEIGHEITVVIVTHNMQQAQRVSDHCAFFLAAENEPGRVIEHGPTEQIFTAPDDERTYDYVNGRFG from the coding sequence GTGACCCTGCTCGGCGGGCCGCCGGTGGGCGCCGCGGCGCTGGAGTCGCGTGCGGTGGCGGCCTGGTTCGGCGACCGGCTGGTGCTCGAGGACGTTTCGCTGCACATGCCGGCCAGGGAGGTGACCGCGCTGATCGGGCCGTCCGGCTGCGGCAAATCGACCTTCCTGCGCATCCTCAACCGGATGCACGAGCTGGTGCCCTCGGCATCGCTGGCCGGCGAGGTACTGCTGGACGGCAAGGACATCTACGCCGAGGGCACCAGGGCGCAGCAGGTGCGGCTGCGGGTTGGCATGGTGTTCCAGAAGCCGAACCCGTTCCCCGCAATGTCCATAAAGGACAACGTGCTGGCCGGGCTGAAACTGGCCGGGCTCAAGTGCGACGACAAGGACGCGCTGGTCGAGCAGAGCCTGGACCGGGCCGGGCTCTGGCGCGAGGTGCGGGACCGGCTGGGCTCGCCGGGCGGCGCGCTCTCCGGCGGCCAGCAACAGCGGCTGTGCATCGCCCGTTCGCTGGCCGTGCGGCCGAACGTGCTGCTGATGGACGAGCCGTGCTCCGCGCTCGACCCGACCTCCACCCGGCGGATCGAGCAGACCATCGCCGAGATCGGGCACGAGATCACCGTGGTCATCGTGACGCACAACATGCAGCAGGCCCAACGGGTTTCCGACCACTGCGCGTTCTTCCTCGCCGCGGAGAACGAGCCGGGACGGGTGATCGAGCACGGGCCGACCGAACAGATCTTCACCGCCCCGGACGACGAACGCACCTACGACTACGTCAACGGCCGCTTCGGCTGA
- a CDS encoding substrate-binding domain-containing protein produces MRSNLSRRLAVLLGCLFLAVPAQLLGPATALAATSVTGGGSTYVGPAMDDWVPGANSKGIPASYSGLNGSPDGVNRYGLQTADFAGTEAEVTSLEKAGVGGARTRERGYQYIPDVAGAIAVMYNITDAGGAPVDYLHLDQRTIGRIFSGDITRWSDPAIAQTNGGKAFPDQPILLVGRSGQSGTTALFYDFVAHAAPEAYRSFMTRSGLGGFLPDVRPIDLQNAQVVGRYNYNLQSGSDQIAQFVSGTPWTIGYDEFAYAKKHRAQAAWVGNAGGQWVQPYAKNIAAALTRATLRPDLSQELSGVYGNPDPLTYPISAYSYVMAPCLPSPDRDTCRGGYADPGKTETLSRFLDHIACQGQVNMAAIGYSPLPPNLSQEMMNSIARLTGQPAKQLNPGNCANPTFHGSLGAGSESPPDPFAALGGVDKLTSGGAGDTDGTSTGPAAPDAGQVTADAGADDLANGGSKNWREAEPASYRGAGLGGFGGWAALVLFAAIVAPLLIRSFGRVIKRR; encoded by the coding sequence GTGCGCAGCAACCTAAGCCGCCGGCTTGCCGTCCTGCTCGGCTGCCTGTTCCTCGCGGTGCCGGCGCAGCTGCTCGGCCCGGCCACCGCGCTCGCCGCGACCAGCGTCACCGGCGGCGGCTCCACCTACGTGGGCCCTGCCATGGACGACTGGGTGCCGGGGGCGAACAGCAAGGGCATCCCGGCCAGCTACAGCGGCCTCAACGGTTCCCCGGACGGGGTCAACCGGTACGGCCTGCAGACCGCGGACTTCGCCGGCACCGAAGCGGAGGTCACCTCGCTGGAGAAGGCTGGTGTCGGCGGCGCGCGGACCAGGGAACGCGGCTACCAGTACATCCCGGACGTGGCTGGCGCGATCGCGGTCATGTACAACATCACCGACGCCGGCGGCGCCCCGGTCGACTACCTGCACCTCGACCAGCGCACCATCGGCCGGATCTTCAGCGGGGACATCACCCGCTGGTCCGATCCGGCCATCGCGCAGACCAACGGCGGCAAGGCCTTTCCGGACCAGCCGATCCTGCTGGTCGGCCGCAGCGGCCAGTCCGGCACCACCGCGCTGTTCTACGACTTCGTCGCGCACGCCGCACCGGAGGCCTACCGCAGCTTCATGACCCGCTCCGGCCTCGGCGGCTTCCTGCCCGACGTCCGCCCGATCGACCTGCAGAACGCCCAGGTGGTCGGCCGGTACAACTACAACCTGCAGAGCGGCTCGGACCAGATCGCCCAGTTCGTCTCGGGCACGCCGTGGACGATCGGCTACGACGAGTTCGCCTACGCCAAGAAGCACCGGGCACAGGCCGCCTGGGTGGGCAATGCCGGCGGGCAATGGGTGCAGCCCTATGCCAAGAACATCGCGGCCGCACTGACCAGGGCCACCCTGCGGCCCGATCTCAGCCAGGAACTGAGCGGGGTGTACGGCAATCCGGATCCGCTCACCTATCCCATCTCCGCTTACTCCTATGTAATGGCACCGTGTTTGCCTTCACCGGACCGCGACACCTGCCGTGGCGGTTACGCCGATCCCGGGAAAACCGAGACGCTGTCCCGATTCCTGGATCACATAGCCTGTCAGGGACAGGTGAACATGGCCGCTATCGGATACTCTCCGCTGCCACCGAACCTGTCCCAGGAAATGATGAACTCCATCGCCAGGCTGACCGGCCAGCCCGCCAAGCAGCTCAACCCGGGCAACTGCGCCAACCCCACCTTCCACGGCAGCCTCGGCGCCGGCTCGGAGAGCCCGCCGGACCCGTTCGCCGCGCTCGGCGGGGTGGACAAGCTGACCAGCGGCGGCGCCGGGGACACCGACGGCACCTCCACCGGCCCCGCCGCGCCGGACGCGGGCCAGGTCACCGCGGACGCCGGGGCGGACGACCTTGCCAACGGCGGCTCGAAGAACTGGCGCGAGGCCGAGCCGGCCTCCTACCGCGGCGCGGGGCTCGGCGGGTTCGGCGGCTGGGCCGCGCTGGTGCTGTTCGCGGCCATCGTCGCACCGCTGCTCATCCGCTCCTTCGGCCGGGTCATCAAGCGCCGCTAG
- a CDS encoding glycosyltransferase, giving the protein MTSPFVTQRPLRIVLGAVTYPPDINGAANFAHRLGTGLARRGHQVHVICHSTDGEPSTTVEEGVTVHRVRSYTAPVATSIRVCAPWQASSAAERLLGEIQPDVVHVQSHFYIGRGLINAARRRGIGLVATNHFMPENIFGYLNVPRVLQGAASKILWRNVIKHYSKAETVTAPTPRAVQLLLDNGFADRAMPVSCGIDVERYRSRAREYRKHNPDPDIRTILFVGRLDEEKHLDDLLRAMSLLRTEAKVELEIVGDGNRRTVFEELARELGIADKVRFTGFVSEDELLDAYARADLFCMPSIAELQSLATMEAMSAGTPVVLADAMALPHLVEPGRNGWLYPPRDVAALAKAIDAIIADRTTIDRMGAAGEQLVLKHDINRVLARFEAIYRHAMNPQESVEIEALHAELAS; this is encoded by the coding sequence TTGACTTCGCCCTTCGTCACCCAGCGTCCACTGCGGATCGTGCTCGGTGCGGTCACCTATCCGCCGGATATCAACGGTGCCGCCAACTTCGCGCACCGGCTCGGCACCGGCCTGGCCCGGCGCGGTCACCAGGTGCACGTCATCTGCCATTCGACCGACGGCGAGCCGAGCACGACCGTGGAAGAGGGCGTCACCGTGCACCGGGTCCGGTCTTACACCGCGCCGGTGGCCACGTCGATCCGGGTGTGCGCGCCCTGGCAGGCGTCCTCGGCGGCCGAGCGGCTGCTGGGCGAGATCCAGCCCGACGTGGTCCACGTGCAGTCGCATTTCTACATCGGCCGCGGCCTGATCAACGCGGCCCGCCGCCGCGGCATCGGGCTGGTGGCGACCAACCACTTCATGCCGGAGAACATCTTCGGCTACCTGAACGTACCGCGTGTCCTGCAGGGTGCGGCTTCGAAGATCCTGTGGCGCAACGTGATCAAGCACTACAGCAAGGCCGAGACGGTCACCGCGCCCACCCCGCGCGCGGTGCAGCTGCTGCTGGACAACGGTTTCGCCGACCGCGCCATGCCGGTCTCCTGCGGGATCGACGTCGAGCGCTACCGGAGCCGGGCCAGGGAGTACCGCAAGCACAACCCGGACCCGGACATCCGCACCATCCTGTTCGTCGGCAGGCTCGACGAGGAGAAGCACCTCGACGACCTGCTGCGCGCCATGTCGCTGCTGCGGACCGAGGCCAAGGTGGAGCTGGAGATCGTCGGGGACGGCAACCGCCGCACCGTGTTCGAGGAGCTCGCGCGCGAGCTCGGCATCGCGGACAAGGTGCGCTTCACCGGCTTCGTCAGCGAAGACGAGCTGCTCGACGCGTACGCCAGGGCCGACCTGTTCTGCATGCCGAGCATCGCCGAGTTGCAGAGCCTGGCCACCATGGAGGCGATGTCCGCGGGCACGCCGGTGGTGCTCGCCGACGCGATGGCGCTGCCGCACCTGGTCGAGCCCGGCCGCAACGGCTGGCTGTACCCGCCGCGTGACGTAGCCGCGCTGGCCAAGGCGATCGACGCGATCATCGCCGACCGCACGACCATCGACCGGATGGGCGCGGCCGGGGAGCAGCTGGTGCTCAAGCACGACATCAACCGGGTGCTCGCCCGGTTCGAGGCGATCTACCGGCACGCGATGAACCCGCAGGAGAGCGTCGAGATCGAGGCCCTGCACGCCGAGCTGGCGAGTTGA
- a CDS encoding alpha/beta fold hydrolase, which produces MTTALDPRERMARIAGSGLRYWVHGESAESTLVMVHGLRGTHHGLAEIAQALPGRRIVVPDLPGFGGSGPMSARRHDVEGYGAAVTELIEREADGRPVALLGHSFGSLVAAAVAARTPELVHRLVLVNPISTPALRGPRVVLSRLTSAYYALGKALPDQLGRALLSNRAVVLVASKAMTRTRDPRLRERIDREHLRHFSRFHSPALLSETFAASVSHTVADYAGALKMPTLLIAGAEDDIAPLDGQRALAARLADAELVVIPDVGHLVHYETPVAAAEAVERFLGAP; this is translated from the coding sequence ATGACAACGGCACTCGACCCGCGCGAGCGGATGGCGCGGATCGCCGGCTCCGGCCTGCGCTACTGGGTTCACGGCGAAAGCGCCGAGTCGACCCTGGTCATGGTGCACGGCCTGCGCGGCACCCACCACGGACTGGCGGAGATCGCACAGGCACTGCCGGGCCGCCGGATCGTGGTGCCGGACCTGCCCGGCTTCGGCGGCTCCGGCCCGATGTCCGCCCGGCGGCACGACGTCGAGGGCTACGGCGCGGCCGTGACCGAACTGATCGAGCGGGAAGCGGACGGACGTCCGGTCGCGCTGCTCGGGCATTCCTTCGGCTCGCTGGTCGCGGCGGCCGTCGCCGCGCGCACGCCGGAGCTGGTGCACCGGCTGGTGCTGGTCAACCCGATCTCCACACCGGCCCTGCGCGGGCCGCGGGTGGTGCTGTCCCGGCTCACCTCCGCCTACTACGCGCTCGGCAAGGCACTGCCGGACCAGCTGGGGCGCGCACTGCTGTCCAACCGCGCGGTGGTGCTCGTCGCCAGCAAGGCGATGACCAGGACCAGGGACCCGCGGCTGCGCGAGCGGATCGACCGGGAGCACCTGCGGCACTTCAGCCGGTTCCACAGCCCGGCCCTGCTCAGCGAGACCTTCGCCGCGTCGGTCAGCCACACCGTTGCCGACTACGCCGGCGCGCTGAAGATGCCCACCCTGCTGATCGCTGGCGCCGAGGACGACATCGCGCCGCTGGACGGCCAGCGCGCGCTCGCCGCGCGGCTCGCGGACGCCGAGCTCGTGGTGATCCCGGACGTCGGTCATCTGGTGCACTACGAGACCCCGGTGGCCGCGGCCGAGGCCGTCGAACGCTTCCTGGGTGCGCCATGA
- a CDS encoding glycosyltransferase family 4 protein, whose protein sequence is MKVFVDARWTRTDTHDGISRYGASLVEALHELHPVTMLIHDERQLALLPAGVPHVRVNNPMSPRELFISRTLHRLGADVVFSPMQVIGGARRRYRLILTLHDLIYYRHPEPPGFLPLPVRVIWRLYHKAYWPQRLLLNRADAVVTVSETTKKLIGEYRLTRRPVTVVHNAPSRLPSRDSDAVPEGPRELVYMGSFMPYKDVETLIDGMAALPEHRLHLVSKLPPEREAELRARVPAGADVVFWRGISDADYHDLLTRAEALVTASKDEGFGLPIIEAMHAGAPVVCTDLEIFDEVTGGHALFFSPGAPDDFAAAVRKLEDPQIRSELVAAGRRQAETFTWHRSAERLLALMRSVSED, encoded by the coding sequence ATGAAGGTCTTCGTCGACGCCAGGTGGACCCGCACCGACACGCACGACGGCATCAGCCGCTACGGGGCGAGCCTGGTCGAGGCCCTGCACGAGCTGCACCCGGTGACCATGCTGATCCACGACGAGCGGCAGCTCGCGCTGCTGCCCGCCGGGGTGCCGCATGTGCGGGTGAACAACCCGATGTCGCCGCGGGAGCTGTTCATTTCGCGCACCCTGCACCGCCTAGGCGCCGACGTGGTGTTCAGCCCGATGCAGGTGATCGGCGGCGCGCGGCGGCGGTACCGGCTGATCCTGACCCTGCACGACCTGATCTATTACCGACACCCGGAGCCGCCGGGGTTCCTGCCGCTGCCGGTCCGGGTCATCTGGCGGCTTTACCACAAGGCGTACTGGCCGCAGCGGCTGCTGCTCAACCGCGCGGACGCGGTGGTCACGGTCAGCGAAACCACGAAGAAGCTGATCGGCGAGTACCGGCTCACCCGGCGACCGGTGACGGTAGTCCACAACGCACCGTCGCGGCTGCCCTCGCGCGATTCCGATGCCGTGCCGGAAGGCCCGCGCGAGCTGGTCTACATGGGTTCGTTCATGCCGTACAAGGACGTGGAAACCCTGATCGACGGCATGGCCGCACTACCGGAGCACCGGCTGCACCTGGTCAGCAAGCTGCCGCCGGAACGCGAGGCCGAACTGCGGGCTCGGGTCCCGGCCGGGGCGGACGTGGTGTTCTGGCGCGGCATTTCCGACGCGGACTACCACGACCTGCTCACCAGGGCGGAGGCGCTGGTCACCGCGTCCAAGGACGAGGGTTTCGGCCTGCCGATCATCGAGGCGATGCACGCCGGGGCGCCGGTGGTCTGCACCGACCTGGAGATCTTCGACGAGGTCACCGGCGGGCACGCGCTGTTCTTCTCCCCCGGCGCGCCGGACGATTTCGCCGCCGCAGTGCGGAAACTGGAGGACCCGCAGATCCGGTCCGAGCTGGTCGCCGCCGGGCGGCGCCAGGCGGAGACTTTCACCTGGCACCGCTCGGCGGAGCGGCTGCTGGCGCTGATGCGCTCGGTGTCAGAAGACTGA